In Egicoccus sp. AB-alg2, a single genomic region encodes these proteins:
- a CDS encoding shikimate kinase, whose product MSRNLLLHGMMGAGKSTVAALLGERLGRRVADTDEELRTWTGRTIPELFAAHGEAGFRDLERQVVEELAKFHDLVVALGGGAVLRDDNVASLLMTGVLVELRASPEVLVQRLAGSTDRPLLGTPDELEVRVRQTYAARAQRYAEVADLTVDASQPPEQVVDEILAWALAQGDVLTPSEHEQVMR is encoded by the coding sequence ATGAGCCGCAACCTCCTGCTGCACGGGATGATGGGCGCCGGCAAGTCCACGGTCGCGGCGCTGCTGGGCGAGCGGCTCGGTCGCCGGGTCGCCGACACGGACGAGGAACTGCGCACCTGGACGGGCCGCACCATCCCCGAGCTGTTCGCCGCCCACGGCGAGGCCGGCTTCCGGGACCTGGAGCGCCAGGTCGTCGAGGAACTGGCGAAGTTCCACGACCTCGTCGTCGCTCTGGGCGGGGGAGCGGTGCTGCGCGACGACAACGTCGCGTCCCTGCTGATGACCGGCGTGCTGGTCGAACTGCGCGCCAGCCCCGAGGTGCTGGTCCAGCGGCTGGCCGGTAGTACGGACCGCCCGCTGCTGGGGACACCGGACGAACTGGAGGTGCGGGTGCGCCAGACGTATGCCGCCCGTGCGCAACGCTACGCCGAGGTCGCCGACCTCACCGTCGACGCCTCGCAGCCACCAGAGCAGGTCGTCGACGAGATCCTGGCATGGGCTCTGGCCCAGGGGGACGTGCTCACCCCCTCCGAACACGAACAGGTGATGCGTTGA
- the efp gene encoding elongation factor P codes for MVSTNNLKNGMTLLIDGKLQQIVDWNHHKPGKGGAVVRTKLKEVETGKVVEKTFRAGEDVEQAIVERSTVQFLYREGDDYVLMNNETYDQQNAPAPAIGDAADFLVEGDELQIQTYQGRIVGVELPASKVLEITYTEPGVAGNTATSATKPATLETGKEIQVPLFIEQGEKVKVDTRTGAYISRA; via the coding sequence GTGGTCTCGACCAACAACCTCAAGAACGGCATGACCCTCCTGATCGACGGCAAGTTGCAGCAGATCGTCGACTGGAACCACCACAAGCCCGGCAAGGGTGGCGCCGTCGTGCGCACGAAGCTCAAGGAAGTGGAGACCGGCAAGGTGGTGGAGAAGACCTTCCGTGCCGGGGAGGACGTCGAGCAGGCCATCGTCGAGCGCTCCACGGTGCAGTTCCTGTACCGCGAGGGCGACGACTACGTCCTGATGAACAACGAGACCTACGACCAGCAGAACGCGCCCGCGCCCGCCATCGGCGACGCCGCCGACTTCCTCGTCGAGGGCGACGAGCTGCAGATCCAGACCTACCAGGGCCGGATCGTCGGGGTCGAGCTGCCGGCGTCGAAGGTGCTGGAGATCACCTACACGGAGCCGGGGGTCGCGGGCAACACCGCCACCAGCGCGACCAAGCCGGCCACCCTGGAGACGGGCAAGGAGATCCAGGTCCCGCTGTTCATCGAGCAGGGCGAGAAAGTCAAGGTCGACACGCGCACCGGCGCGTACATCTCCCGCGCCTGA
- a CDS encoding aspartate carbamoyltransferase catalytic subunit, with product MKPLANLISIEDLGPAQVVGILDTAEQLLPIAERRRNSVPTLRGKVVCNLFLEDSTRTRISFDIAAKRLSAEVINFSAKGSSVSKGESFKDTALTLDAMGVDCVVIRSGSSGAPLQLSRYLEVPILNAGDGWHQHPTQALLDVFTMRRHLGDLAGRHVVIVGDVLHSRVARSEVQALKLLGARVTLVSPPTLLPPSVEHWGVEVSRDLDAVLPDADVVYLLRVQRERMHRAFFPTSREYARVWGVDTARLEKLPDHAIVMHPGPMNRGVEITADVADSERAVIVEQVTNGIAIRMACLYLLLSGDAEGAEVNA from the coding sequence ATGAAGCCGCTCGCCAACCTGATCTCGATCGAGGACCTCGGCCCCGCCCAGGTCGTCGGCATCCTCGACACCGCCGAACAGTTGCTGCCGATCGCCGAACGGCGCCGCAACAGCGTGCCGACCCTGCGCGGCAAGGTGGTCTGCAACCTCTTCCTCGAGGACTCCACCCGCACCCGCATCAGCTTCGACATCGCCGCCAAGCGCCTGTCCGCGGAGGTCATCAACTTCTCTGCCAAGGGCAGCTCGGTGTCCAAGGGCGAGTCGTTCAAGGACACGGCCCTGACGCTGGACGCGATGGGCGTCGACTGCGTCGTCATCCGATCCGGGTCCTCGGGCGCACCGCTGCAGTTGTCGCGCTACCTCGAGGTCCCGATCCTCAACGCCGGCGACGGTTGGCACCAGCACCCGACCCAGGCGCTGCTGGACGTGTTCACGATGCGCCGCCACCTCGGCGACCTCGCCGGCCGGCACGTGGTCATCGTCGGTGACGTGCTGCACTCGCGAGTCGCCCGCAGCGAGGTGCAGGCGCTGAAGCTGCTCGGCGCGCGGGTGACGCTGGTCTCGCCGCCCACGCTGCTGCCGCCCTCGGTCGAACACTGGGGTGTGGAGGTCAGCCGCGACCTCGATGCGGTGCTGCCCGACGCGGACGTCGTCTACCTGCTGCGTGTCCAGCGCGAGCGCATGCACCGGGCGTTCTTCCCGACCTCCCGCGAGTACGCCCGCGTGTGGGGCGTCGACACGGCCCGGCTGGAGAAGCTGCCCGACCACGCCATCGTGATGCACCCCGGGCCGATGAACCGCGGGGTGGAGATCACCGCCGACGTGGCCGACTCCGAGCGGGCGGTCATCGTCGAACAGGTCACCAACGGGATCGCGATCCGCATGGCCTGCCTGTACCTGCTGCTGTCCGGGGACGCCGAGGGCGCCGAGGTGAACGCATGA
- the carA gene encoding glutamine-hydrolyzing carbamoyl-phosphate synthase small subunit translates to MTVGASAATWPLPPRHAAPALLVLEDGSAFRGRSIGAPGTVFGEAVFNTGMAGYQEVLTDPSYRRQIVAMTAPHVGNYGLNDQDMESGRIQVAGFVVREAARRPSNWRSQRDLRSALAEAGVVGIEGIDTRRLTRLLRDKGAMRAGLSTEHLDVDVLLEQVRRSPGMEGAELASEVTTPEPYVLDPVGERRFRVVALDFGMKRSIGRFLREQGAEVHVLPASATPDQVRERDPDGLFLSNGPGDPATVTQGIATTAELLGQVPTFGICLGSQLLGHALGAQTYKLDFGHHGVNQPVLRRADGVVEITSHNHGFAVRASTLGEQTDAHTFATRDHGRVEVSHLNLNDDVVEGLTALDVPAFSVQYHPEAAPGPTDARYLFERFARMILEVRGATA, encoded by the coding sequence GTGACGGTAGGTGCATCCGCAGCCACCTGGCCGCTACCGCCCCGCCACGCCGCACCGGCGCTGCTGGTCCTGGAGGACGGCAGCGCGTTCCGCGGCCGCTCGATCGGTGCGCCCGGCACCGTCTTCGGCGAGGCGGTGTTCAACACGGGCATGGCCGGCTACCAGGAGGTGCTGACCGACCCGTCGTACCGGCGCCAGATCGTGGCGATGACGGCCCCGCACGTCGGCAACTACGGCCTCAACGACCAGGACATGGAGTCCGGGCGCATCCAGGTGGCCGGCTTCGTCGTCCGCGAGGCCGCCCGGCGCCCGTCGAACTGGCGCTCGCAACGCGACCTGCGCAGCGCCCTCGCCGAGGCCGGAGTCGTCGGCATCGAGGGCATCGACACCCGCCGCCTCACCCGCCTGCTGCGCGACAAGGGCGCGATGCGCGCCGGGCTGTCCACGGAGCACCTCGACGTCGACGTGCTGCTCGAGCAGGTGCGGCGGAGCCCGGGCATGGAGGGCGCGGAGCTGGCCAGCGAGGTCACCACGCCCGAGCCGTACGTGCTCGACCCGGTCGGTGAACGCCGCTTCCGGGTCGTGGCGCTCGACTTCGGCATGAAGCGCTCGATCGGCCGGTTCCTGCGCGAGCAGGGCGCCGAGGTGCACGTCCTGCCGGCCTCGGCGACGCCGGACCAGGTCCGGGAACGCGACCCGGACGGGCTGTTCCTCTCCAACGGGCCGGGCGACCCCGCCACGGTCACGCAGGGCATCGCGACCACGGCCGAGTTGCTGGGGCAGGTGCCGACGTTCGGGATCTGCCTCGGCTCGCAACTGCTCGGCCACGCGCTGGGGGCGCAGACCTACAAGCTCGACTTCGGCCACCACGGCGTGAACCAGCCGGTGCTGCGCCGTGCCGACGGGGTCGTGGAGATCACCAGCCACAACCACGGGTTCGCGGTGCGGGCCTCCACGCTGGGCGAGCAGACCGACGCGCACACGTTCGCGACCCGCGACCACGGCCGCGTCGAGGTCAGCCATCTCAACCTCAACGACGACGTCGTCGAGGGCCTGACCGCCCTCGACGTGCCGGCGTTCAGCGTCCAGTACCACCCCGAGGCCGCGCCCGGCCCGACCGACGCGCGCTACCTGTTCGAGCGGTTCGCCCGCATGATCCTGGAGGTTCGCGGTGCCACGGCGTGA
- the pyrR gene encoding bifunctional pyr operon transcriptional regulator/uracil phosphoribosyltransferase PyrR has protein sequence MRPHPGRASPPRDGGVTRLLTADEVSRALKRLAHELLEANHGADDLVLVGIQTRGVPLAKRLAALIHDIEGTEVPAGALDVTLYRDDLTRRGPLPLGETRVPVSVDGRTVVLVDDVLYTGRTIRAAMEAVLELGRPARIRLVALVDRGHRELPIRADHVGKNLPTAADDRIRVLVEEVDGRDEVVSEEVVDA, from the coding sequence CTGCGCCCACATCCCGGGCGCGCGTCCCCGCCTCGCGACGGCGGCGTGACCCGGCTGTTGACGGCTGACGAGGTCTCGCGGGCGCTGAAGCGTCTCGCCCACGAGCTGCTCGAGGCCAACCACGGCGCCGACGACCTGGTGCTGGTCGGCATCCAGACCCGCGGCGTCCCGCTCGCCAAGCGCCTCGCCGCCCTCATCCACGACATCGAGGGCACCGAGGTCCCCGCCGGCGCCCTGGACGTCACGCTCTACCGCGACGACCTGACCCGCCGCGGCCCGCTGCCGCTGGGCGAGACGCGCGTGCCGGTCTCCGTCGACGGGCGCACGGTCGTGCTGGTCGACGACGTCCTCTACACCGGCCGCACGATCCGTGCCGCGATGGAGGCGGTGCTGGAGCTCGGCCGCCCCGCCCGCATCCGGCTGGTCGCGCTGGTCGACCGCGGCCACCGCGAGCTGCCGATCCGCGCCGACCACGTCGGCAAGAACCTCCCCACCGCGGCCGACGACCGCATCCGCGTGCTGGTCGAGGAGGTCGACGGGCGCGACGAGGTCGTGTCCGAGGAGGTCGTGGACGCATGA
- a CDS encoding PH domain-containing protein: MLLLAGQLPLAITRFSYTEITDEGLDLNVRVRRRSIPWSRIAAIELGGPTGRAPRIELTDGSKVQSVALGGLVAGPTADAAVLDRLERAAAEHAFNLRPHR; encoded by the coding sequence GTGCTGCTGCTCGCCGGTCAGCTGCCGCTCGCGATCACGCGCTTCAGCTACACGGAGATCACCGACGAAGGCCTCGACCTGAACGTCCGCGTCCGCAGGCGGTCGATCCCGTGGTCGAGAATCGCGGCGATCGAGCTCGGCGGCCCCACTGGTCGCGCGCCGCGCATCGAGCTGACCGACGGCTCGAAGGTTCAGAGCGTGGCACTCGGCGGACTCGTCGCGGGGCCAACGGCCGACGCGGCCGTGCTCGACCGGCTGGAGCGGGCCGCCGCGGAGCACGCGTTCAACCTGCGCCCGCACCGGTAG
- a CDS encoding M24 family metallopeptidase: protein MTGAHGAHGVHEAGTQPAGPRPDLPVPDHQSRRDRLRADLAGAGVDLLLVTAPANVRWLSGFSGSNGQVLIGPEPGVDLLVTDGRYEHRAAVEAAGLPLALTRAPLEIALAACERGQRLGVEAVHLAWADATDWVEQGETAGVEVRPTRALVERRRVVKDDAEIARLARACALTVEALEWLFAEVVAVGRSERDLATALERRFVDLGADGVAFASIVASGPNAAVPHHAPSDRRLQVGDVLTVDCGALVDGYHADCTRTVALGHLDDRLREVYAAVEAAQAAGRAAAVAGARAGDVDAACREHLTAAGYGDRFVHGTGHGVGLDIHEAPAVGKGSPATLAPATALTVEPGVYLPGVGGVRIEDTIVVTADGPPTILTTAPRALRVLS from the coding sequence GTGACCGGCGCCCACGGCGCCCACGGCGTCCACGAGGCCGGCACCCAGCCGGCCGGCCCACGACCGGACCTGCCGGTACCCGACCACCAGTCCCGGCGCGACCGGTTGCGCGCCGACCTCGCCGGCGCCGGGGTCGACCTGCTGCTGGTCACCGCCCCCGCCAACGTCCGCTGGCTGAGCGGGTTCTCGGGCAGCAACGGGCAGGTGCTGATCGGTCCCGAGCCGGGCGTCGACCTGCTGGTCACCGACGGCCGCTACGAGCACCGCGCCGCCGTCGAGGCCGCCGGCCTGCCCCTCGCGCTGACCCGCGCTCCGCTGGAGATCGCCCTGGCCGCATGCGAGCGCGGACAGCGCCTGGGCGTCGAAGCCGTCCACCTCGCCTGGGCCGACGCCACCGACTGGGTCGAACAGGGCGAGACAGCCGGTGTCGAGGTACGCCCGACCCGCGCCCTGGTCGAGCGGCGGCGCGTGGTCAAGGACGACGCGGAGATCGCCCGGCTCGCCCGCGCCTGCGCCCTCACCGTCGAGGCGCTCGAGTGGCTGTTCGCCGAGGTGGTCGCGGTCGGACGCAGCGAACGCGATCTCGCGACGGCCCTGGAACGCCGTTTCGTCGACCTGGGTGCCGACGGGGTGGCGTTCGCCTCCATCGTCGCCAGCGGCCCGAACGCCGCCGTGCCCCACCACGCGCCCAGCGACCGGCGCCTTCAGGTCGGCGACGTGCTCACCGTCGACTGCGGCGCGCTGGTCGACGGCTACCACGCCGACTGCACGCGCACCGTCGCCCTCGGGCACCTCGACGACCGGCTGCGCGAGGTGTACGCGGCCGTGGAGGCCGCCCAGGCCGCCGGCCGGGCCGCCGCGGTCGCCGGCGCCCGGGCCGGGGACGTCGACGCGGCATGTCGCGAACACCTCACGGCCGCCGGGTACGGCGACCGCTTCGTCCACGGGACCGGCCACGGGGTGGGGCTGGACATCCACGAGGCCCCGGCGGTCGGGAAGGGGTCGCCTGCTACGCTCGCGCCCGCAACGGCGCTGACCGTCGAACCGGGCGTGTACCTGCCCGGCGTCGGCGGGGTCCGCATCGAGGACACGATCGTGGTCACCGCGGACGGACCGCCGACCATCCTGACGACCGCCCCCCGAGCGCTGCGCGTCCTGTCGTGA
- a CDS encoding patatin-like phospholipase family protein, with product MQADLVLEGGGARGVALAGAVAGLAEAGVRFERVAGTSAGAIVAALLAAGMAPTELDRLARDLDLRRLVPAGPLDQLGRIGQGLRGLSVLLELGLHDHRPMKAWLAEQLAALGVRTFGDLRREVPGDDVTGRHQYRLVVTAADVTRARQVLLPWDYADYGLDPDAQPVVEAVAASAAIPLVFEPVRLPFRDREHPAVLVDGGLLSNFPVDVFDRRDGQPARFPTIGVKLTARPDGVGDIVQPVTGPVSYLRALMGTAVTAWDQRHLDDPSVLARTVFVDTTGYPSLDFDLDAQDRAALADKGRNAALSWLTTV from the coding sequence ATGCAGGCCGACCTGGTGCTGGAAGGTGGCGGCGCGCGCGGGGTCGCCCTCGCCGGCGCCGTCGCCGGGCTCGCCGAGGCAGGCGTGCGCTTCGAACGCGTGGCCGGCACGTCGGCGGGCGCCATCGTCGCGGCGCTGTTGGCCGCCGGGATGGCGCCCACGGAACTGGACCGGCTGGCTCGCGACCTGGACCTGCGCCGACTGGTGCCCGCCGGCCCGCTGGACCAGCTGGGCCGCATCGGGCAGGGGCTGCGCGGGCTGTCGGTGCTGCTCGAGCTGGGCCTGCACGACCACCGGCCGATGAAGGCGTGGCTGGCCGAGCAGTTGGCGGCACTCGGGGTGCGCACCTTCGGCGACCTACGCCGTGAGGTGCCCGGCGACGACGTCACCGGCCGGCACCAGTACCGGCTGGTGGTGACGGCGGCGGACGTCACCCGCGCCCGGCAGGTGCTGCTGCCGTGGGACTATGCCGACTACGGCCTGGACCCCGACGCCCAGCCGGTGGTGGAGGCAGTGGCGGCCTCCGCGGCGATCCCGCTGGTGTTCGAGCCGGTCCGACTGCCGTTCCGCGACCGTGAGCACCCGGCCGTGCTGGTGGACGGGGGACTGCTGTCGAACTTCCCGGTCGACGTCTTCGACCGTCGCGACGGGCAGCCGGCACGCTTCCCGACCATCGGCGTCAAGCTGACCGCCCGGCCCGACGGCGTCGGCGACATCGTGCAGCCGGTGACGGGACCGGTCAGCTACCTGCGCGCGCTCATGGGCACTGCCGTGACCGCCTGGGACCAGCGCCACCTCGACGACCCGTCGGTGCTGGCGCGCACCGTGTTCGTCGACACCACCGGCTACCCGTCGCTGGACTTCGACCTCGACGCCCAGGACCGTGCCGCCCTGGCCGACAAGGGCCGCAACGCCGCGCTGTCCTGGCTCACCACCGTCTAG
- a CDS encoding YciI family protein: MHYLVLLHDTEDAASVPGTPEWDAEVAEYAAFGEEAGDHIAGGEALQPSKQGLVVRHVDGAPVVTEGAFAETAEVVGGYYVLEADDLDVALDVARKLPALRTGAVEVRPMVGWWRPGATPAAGSTRWLALLHGAPTEADRPGSPSWEAAEAAHAVFEREHDRHLISGAALQPPDTATTLRRRDGELVVSDGPFAETAEVVGGYYELWAADREEAVRIAERIPVGAGAVELRPIVEWDT, encoded by the coding sequence ATGCATTACCTGGTCCTGCTGCACGACACCGAGGACGCCGCGTCCGTGCCCGGAACCCCCGAGTGGGACGCCGAGGTGGCCGAGTACGCCGCCTTCGGCGAGGAGGCCGGCGACCACATCGCGGGCGGCGAGGCGCTGCAGCCCTCGAAGCAGGGGCTGGTCGTCCGCCATGTCGACGGGGCACCCGTGGTCACCGAAGGCGCCTTCGCGGAGACCGCGGAGGTCGTGGGTGGCTACTACGTGCTGGAGGCCGACGACCTCGACGTCGCACTCGACGTCGCGCGGAAGCTGCCGGCGCTGCGCACCGGCGCCGTGGAGGTCCGGCCCATGGTGGGCTGGTGGCGCCCGGGTGCCACACCCGCGGCGGGCAGCACCCGCTGGCTGGCGTTGCTGCACGGCGCACCGACCGAAGCCGACCGGCCCGGCAGCCCGTCGTGGGAGGCTGCCGAGGCAGCCCACGCGGTGTTCGAGCGCGAACACGACCGGCACCTGATCAGCGGCGCCGCGCTGCAACCGCCCGACACCGCGACCACCCTGCGACGACGCGACGGCGAACTGGTCGTCAGCGACGGACCCTTCGCGGAGACCGCCGAGGTCGTGGGCGGCTACTACGAGTTGTGGGCCGCCGACCGCGAGGAGGCGGTGCGCATCGCCGAACGGATCCCGGTCGGCGCCGGAGCGGTGGAGTTGCGGCCCATCGTCGAGTGGGACACATGA
- the aroB gene encoding 3-dehydroquinate synthase, translating into MTDPVLVPVELAGRAYPVLVGTGWLDRLLDHVTLPEGVAKVMVVTQEPLEEAGLVAPVMEVFERAGLEVHRYDVPDGEAAKSAGVLRELWEACASAPLSRRDLIVALGGGVVGDAAGFAAATWNRGVPVLQIPTTLLAQVDAAIGGKTGINLPQGKNLVGAFHQPVAVACDVAVLATLPERIRVEGLGEVVKYGLIADPELLDLLEQRTDEVLAGDPELLAEIVRRSAAVKARVVAADEKEGGVRAHLNLGHTYGHAVESLTGYNEVLHGEAVAIGTVVALRLGVRLGRTPAELADRAEALLERLGLPVRGPALDRDEMWATIARDKKADAGGVRFVVLDALAKPAVITPERADVDAVLDELGVPTPPEDVEAADA; encoded by the coding sequence TTGACGGATCCCGTCCTCGTCCCGGTCGAACTCGCCGGCCGGGCCTATCCCGTCCTGGTCGGCACCGGCTGGCTCGACCGGCTGCTCGACCACGTGACGCTGCCCGAGGGCGTCGCCAAGGTCATGGTCGTCACCCAGGAGCCGCTGGAGGAGGCGGGCCTCGTCGCACCGGTCATGGAGGTGTTCGAGCGGGCCGGGCTGGAAGTCCACCGCTACGACGTGCCCGACGGCGAGGCGGCCAAGTCGGCGGGCGTGCTGCGCGAGCTGTGGGAGGCGTGCGCGTCCGCGCCGCTCAGCCGCCGGGATCTGATCGTGGCGCTCGGTGGTGGGGTCGTCGGCGACGCGGCCGGGTTCGCGGCCGCCACCTGGAACCGCGGCGTGCCGGTCCTGCAGATCCCCACGACCCTGCTGGCTCAGGTCGACGCGGCCATCGGCGGCAAGACGGGCATCAACCTGCCGCAGGGCAAGAACCTCGTCGGGGCCTTCCACCAGCCCGTCGCCGTCGCCTGCGACGTCGCGGTCCTCGCCACGCTCCCGGAGCGGATCCGCGTCGAAGGGCTGGGCGAGGTCGTCAAGTACGGCCTGATCGCCGACCCGGAACTCCTCGACCTCCTGGAGCAGCGCACCGACGAGGTCCTCGCCGGCGACCCGGAGCTGCTCGCGGAGATCGTCCGCCGGTCGGCTGCCGTGAAGGCGCGGGTCGTGGCGGCCGACGAGAAGGAGGGCGGCGTGCGCGCCCACCTCAACCTCGGCCACACCTACGGCCACGCGGTGGAGTCGCTGACCGGCTACAACGAGGTACTGCACGGCGAGGCGGTCGCGATCGGCACCGTCGTCGCGCTCCGGCTCGGCGTGCGGCTGGGTCGGACCCCCGCCGAGCTGGCCGACCGGGCCGAGGCGCTGCTGGAACGGCTCGGTCTGCCGGTGCGCGGGCCGGCGCTGGACCGCGACGAGATGTGGGCCACGATCGCCCGTGACAAGAAGGCGGATGCCGGCGGTGTGCGCTTCGTCGTGCTCGACGCGCTGGCGAAGCCGGCCGTGATCACCCCGGAACGCGCCGACGTCGACGCCGTCCTCGACGAGCTGGGCGTGCCCACCCCGCCGGAGGACGTCGAGGCGGCTGACGCGTGA
- the nusB gene encoding transcription antitermination factor NusB: MADPAPSGPRNPTRRRDTRDPRRARERALKILFQADLRGADPVATLDLVANDPSALAMLDDLDDLGDEQATAEVLRRQAEADASAGTTLDDQRPRVAPIDAFTRRLVLGVSEHRAEIDQLIERYARRWSIRRMPVVDRTVLRVATYELTHEETSPAVVINEAVELAKSLSTEDSGRYVNGVLESVRRHVAGEDVPAEG; this comes from the coding sequence ATGGCGGACCCTGCCCCGTCCGGCCCGCGCAACCCCACGCGCCGCCGCGACACCCGCGACCCGCGTCGAGCCCGTGAACGGGCCCTGAAGATCCTGTTCCAGGCCGACCTGCGCGGCGCCGATCCGGTGGCCACGCTCGACCTGGTCGCCAACGACCCGTCGGCGCTGGCGATGCTCGACGACCTCGATGACCTCGGGGACGAACAGGCAACCGCCGAGGTACTGCGCCGTCAGGCCGAGGCGGACGCCTCAGCTGGCACGACGCTGGACGACCAGCGCCCCCGCGTCGCCCCGATCGACGCGTTCACGCGACGGCTGGTGCTGGGGGTCAGCGAGCACCGGGCCGAGATCGACCAGCTCATCGAGCGCTACGCACGGCGGTGGTCGATCCGGCGCATGCCGGTCGTCGACCGCACGGTGCTGCGCGTGGCCACCTACGAGCTGACCCACGAGGAGACCAGCCCCGCCGTGGTGATCAACGAGGCCGTGGAGCTCGCCAAGTCGCTGTCGACCGAGGACTCCGGCCGCTACGTCAACGGCGTGCTGGAGTCCGTACGCCGCCACGTGGCCGGCGAGGACGTCCCAGCCGAGGGTTAA
- a CDS encoding dihydroorotase, with the protein MTDTTILLRGGRLLDPASGTDAHLDVLIRDGAVVEVGEGLSTDAGEVVDCDGLWVTPGFVDLHTHLREPGFEDAEDIASGSAAGAAGGYTALCPMANTDPVCDAAAVAETVWRRGNEVGLVDVFPVGAITKALKGEELAEFGELRDSAAQVDFFSDDGKPVADSLVMRRALQYASAFDAVICNHAEDPDLTAGAQMNEGEASSVLGLPGWPHEAEEIMIARDLILAAGLDARLHVPHVSTAGAVELIRAAKARGVRVTAEVTPHHLSLQDHLISSYDPALKVNPPLRTEADVQALRAALTDGTIDCVATDHAPHAPELKDQEWEHAPCGMLGLETAFAVVNTELVRSGLLDPLTAIARLTTGPAAVRSVGAHGGAISPGADANLAVLDPDVRWSVDGRALHSKARNTPFHGAELVGRPVHTLLRGRFTLLDGKVQA; encoded by the coding sequence ATGACCGACACCACCATCCTGCTCCGCGGCGGCCGTCTGCTCGACCCCGCCTCGGGCACCGACGCACACCTCGACGTGCTGATCCGCGACGGCGCGGTCGTCGAGGTCGGCGAGGGCCTGTCGACCGACGCCGGCGAGGTCGTCGACTGCGACGGGCTGTGGGTCACGCCCGGGTTCGTCGACCTGCACACCCACCTGCGCGAGCCCGGCTTCGAGGACGCCGAGGACATCGCCAGCGGCTCGGCCGCCGGTGCCGCCGGCGGCTACACGGCGCTGTGCCCGATGGCCAACACCGACCCGGTCTGCGACGCCGCGGCCGTGGCGGAGACGGTCTGGCGGCGCGGCAACGAGGTCGGCCTCGTCGACGTGTTCCCGGTCGGTGCCATCACCAAGGCGCTGAAGGGCGAGGAACTGGCCGAGTTCGGCGAACTGCGCGACTCCGCCGCACAGGTCGACTTCTTCTCCGACGACGGCAAGCCGGTCGCCGACAGCCTGGTCATGCGCCGCGCGCTGCAGTACGCCAGCGCCTTCGACGCGGTCATCTGCAACCACGCCGAGGACCCCGACCTGACCGCCGGCGCGCAGATGAACGAGGGCGAGGCGTCGTCGGTGCTCGGACTGCCGGGCTGGCCGCACGAGGCCGAGGAGATCATGATCGCCCGCGATCTGATCCTCGCCGCCGGCCTCGACGCGCGCCTGCACGTCCCGCACGTCTCCACCGCCGGCGCGGTGGAACTCATCCGCGCCGCCAAGGCCCGCGGCGTGCGGGTCACCGCCGAGGTCACGCCGCACCACCTCAGCCTGCAGGACCACCTCATCAGCAGCTACGACCCGGCCCTGAAGGTCAACCCGCCGCTGCGCACGGAGGCCGACGTACAGGCGCTGCGGGCGGCGCTGACCGACGGGACGATCGACTGCGTCGCCACCGACCACGCCCCGCACGCGCCGGAGCTCAAGGACCAGGAGTGGGAGCACGCCCCCTGCGGGATGCTCGGTCTGGAGACGGCGTTCGCGGTCGTCAACACCGAGCTGGTGCGCAGCGGCCTGCTCGACCCGCTGACCGCGATCGCGCGGCTGACCACGGGGCCGGCGGCGGTCCGCTCGGTCGGCGCCCACGGCGGCGCGATCAGCCCCGGCGCGGACGCCAACCTCGCGGTCCTCGACCCGGACGTGCGGTGGAGCGTCGACGGCCGCGCGTTGCACTCGAAGGCCCGCAACACCCCGTTCCACGGCGCCGAGCTGGTGGGCCGACCCGTGCACACGCTGCTGCGGGGCCGTTTCACGCTGCTCGACGGGAAGGTGCAGGCGTGA
- a CDS encoding type II 3-dehydroquinate dehydratase, giving the protein MTSILLLHGPNLSQLGTRDPAHYGTDTLADVVVAARAEAQGLGAEVVAEQYESEGELVARVHAARRDGTDAVVVNAGALTHYSHALRDALELLSVPAVEVHLSNVHAREPFRQHSVIAAACDGSIAGFGTAGYPLAVRAAVALLERRAA; this is encoded by the coding sequence ATGACGTCCATCCTGCTGCTGCACGGCCCCAACCTGTCCCAGCTCGGGACGCGCGATCCCGCCCACTACGGCACGGACACACTCGCCGACGTCGTGGTCGCCGCCCGGGCGGAGGCGCAGGGTCTGGGCGCCGAGGTCGTCGCCGAGCAGTACGAGTCCGAGGGCGAACTGGTCGCCCGGGTCCACGCGGCCCGTCGCGACGGGACCGACGCGGTGGTCGTCAACGCGGGGGCGCTGACCCACTACAGCCACGCACTCCGCGACGCGCTGGAACTGTTGAGCGTCCCGGCCGTCGAGGTGCACCTGTCCAACGTCCACGCCCGCGAGCCGTTCCGGCAGCACTCGGTCATCGCGGCCGCCTGCGACGGCTCCATCGCCGGGTTCGGGACCGCCGGCTATCCGCTCGCCGTCCGAGCGGCGGTCGCGCTGCTCGAACGGCGCGCGGCGTGA